From a region of the Posidoniimonas corsicana genome:
- a CDS encoding NPCBM/NEW2 domain-containing protein, with the protein MRNPARFGARRRALRFEFLEDRKLLAVVPDGFTETAVATGLTSPITMDIEADGRIWLAYQDGRIEVIENDQLLPTPAFQLDADGSGERGLQGIELDPNFESNHYLYVYYTAASPESHNRLSRLTVDPLTENTIVPGSEVVLLDLPFFSTFPQNQDPIWHMGGAIHFLQDGTIAVQVGDHLNNSQVQDLDEPLGKVLRVNPDGTPAGDNPYYNAADGIGWRDYVWSSGLRNPFSGDVDPATGRYFINDVGQGAWEEINDATLPGANFGWPTTEGGFDPGAFPQFDQPFHAYSHAEDVAITGGAFYSPQIDQFPVEYQGKYFYSQFGAGAIKVIDPDNPADNQTFLTSAAFPMNIEFAADGSMYYIARGAGAGGAPGIGTGQVLKVQYAASIPPQIVQQPADLLRSVGYSAAFTASAAGSTPLSYQWQRDSGEGFADIPGATGAELALASVALEDSGALFRVVVTNEFGTATSDAALLEVTTDTPPVPMIELPLEGAVYRAGDVITFSGSAADAQDGELPPAQLTWQVDFHHDDHLHPFLPPTSGLTGAQFTVPVNSETAANVWFRIHLTATDSAGLTTETSRDVYPVVSEFTPTANVDGVSIEVDGQPKVTPINIPGVVNVNRTLGAPAFATTGEGLVYFDQWLDGEAERQRVIATPEDDTAYVALYRTYEFGEPVYASDLPLAETPSNGWGPIELDTSNGEDVGGDGNPITLNGQVYAKGLGVHAYSEVAYDLNGAFQRFVSDIGVDDENAPNGSVVFSVLADGQQVFTSGLMTNQSETQTVDLDVSGVTRLTLIVEDGGNGNGSDHADWADARFFSVAATPVVSVNFQLDGVPTPVGYLADAGEVYADRGNGWSYGWQSDHTDVSRDRDVNADQRLDTLLHFHDGQDWEIELPNGDYLVTASIGDAGFPSDHTLNVEGVNYWTQQPLAANEFLFQSQVVTVADGRLTLDSGPAPDKATRINYLEIKAVEGGGQLLPFAAADVDLDGHLNLDDVLAFAAGWGLDGSALSLEQRVGQGDLDFDGDTDNADWDLLDARWIAEGNAPLSLAAVLNPIAGDYSRDGVVDPADHQVWRASYGSTTSLAADGNGDGRVDAADYTVWRDNLGASIPSAPTQGSVEAAVEPSPVLLALTDPAQPAASRDDNGSTLPELQPAVSRFDPFLEFDRPQRQSESAGEGLDRAASLDAAYGELSQDETDASGLQLRPVSGVGRPLSAWRYK; encoded by the coding sequence ATGCGCAACCCCGCTCGCTTCGGCGCCCGCCGCCGCGCTCTTCGGTTTGAGTTCCTGGAAGACCGCAAGCTGCTGGCGGTTGTGCCCGACGGGTTCACGGAGACCGCCGTCGCCACCGGGCTGACCAGCCCGATCACGATGGACATCGAGGCCGACGGGCGGATCTGGCTGGCGTACCAGGACGGGCGGATCGAGGTGATCGAGAACGACCAGCTGCTGCCGACCCCCGCCTTTCAGCTCGACGCCGACGGCTCCGGCGAGCGTGGCCTGCAGGGGATCGAGCTCGACCCCAACTTCGAGTCCAACCACTACCTGTACGTCTACTACACGGCCGCCTCGCCCGAGAGCCACAACCGGCTGAGCCGCCTGACGGTCGATCCGCTCACCGAGAACACCATCGTCCCGGGCAGCGAGGTGGTGCTGCTCGACCTGCCGTTCTTCTCGACGTTCCCCCAGAACCAGGACCCCATCTGGCACATGGGCGGGGCGATCCACTTCCTGCAGGACGGGACGATCGCGGTGCAGGTGGGCGACCACCTCAACAACAGTCAGGTGCAGGACCTCGACGAGCCGCTCGGCAAGGTGCTGCGCGTCAACCCCGACGGCACGCCCGCGGGGGACAACCCCTACTACAACGCGGCCGACGGAATCGGCTGGCGAGACTACGTCTGGTCCTCCGGGCTGCGGAACCCTTTCAGCGGCGACGTCGACCCCGCCACCGGTCGGTACTTCATCAACGACGTCGGTCAGGGCGCGTGGGAAGAGATCAACGACGCCACGCTGCCGGGCGCCAATTTCGGCTGGCCGACCACCGAGGGCGGTTTCGACCCGGGCGCCTTCCCGCAGTTCGACCAGCCATTCCACGCGTACAGCCACGCAGAGGACGTGGCCATCACCGGCGGCGCGTTCTACAGCCCGCAGATCGACCAGTTCCCCGTGGAGTACCAGGGCAAGTACTTCTACTCTCAGTTCGGGGCCGGCGCGATCAAGGTGATCGACCCGGACAACCCGGCCGACAACCAGACCTTCCTGACCAGCGCGGCGTTCCCGATGAATATCGAGTTCGCGGCGGATGGTTCGATGTACTACATCGCCCGCGGCGCCGGGGCGGGCGGCGCGCCCGGCATCGGGACCGGCCAGGTGCTCAAGGTGCAGTACGCGGCGTCGATCCCGCCGCAGATCGTGCAGCAGCCGGCGGACCTGCTCCGGTCGGTGGGCTACAGCGCCGCGTTCACGGCGAGTGCAGCCGGATCGACCCCGCTCTCCTACCAGTGGCAACGCGACTCGGGCGAGGGCTTCGCCGATATCCCGGGCGCGACCGGCGCCGAGCTGGCGCTCGCGTCTGTTGCGCTGGAGGACAGCGGCGCGTTGTTCCGCGTGGTCGTGACTAACGAGTTCGGAACGGCTACCAGCGACGCCGCGCTGCTAGAGGTCACCACCGACACGCCGCCGGTGCCGATGATCGAGCTACCGCTGGAAGGCGCTGTCTACCGGGCGGGCGATGTGATCACCTTCTCGGGCTCGGCGGCCGACGCGCAGGACGGCGAGCTGCCGCCCGCCCAGCTGACGTGGCAGGTCGACTTCCACCACGACGATCACCTGCACCCGTTCCTGCCGCCAACCTCGGGGCTGACCGGCGCCCAGTTCACCGTGCCCGTCAACAGCGAGACCGCCGCCAACGTGTGGTTCCGGATCCACCTTACCGCGACCGACTCGGCGGGCCTGACCACCGAGACCTCGCGCGACGTGTACCCGGTGGTCAGCGAGTTCACGCCCACCGCGAACGTCGACGGGGTGTCCATCGAGGTCGACGGCCAGCCCAAGGTGACGCCCATCAACATTCCTGGCGTGGTCAACGTCAACCGCACGCTCGGCGCCCCGGCGTTCGCCACCACGGGCGAGGGGCTGGTCTACTTCGACCAGTGGCTCGACGGCGAGGCCGAGCGGCAGCGCGTCATCGCGACGCCGGAGGACGACACCGCCTACGTCGCGCTCTACCGGACCTACGAGTTTGGCGAGCCGGTCTACGCCAGCGACCTGCCGCTGGCCGAAACGCCGAGCAACGGCTGGGGGCCCATCGAGCTGGACACCAGCAACGGCGAGGACGTTGGCGGGGACGGCAACCCGATAACGCTCAACGGGCAGGTCTACGCGAAGGGGCTGGGGGTGCACGCCTACTCCGAGGTGGCCTACGACCTGAACGGCGCCTTCCAGCGGTTTGTTTCCGACATCGGCGTCGACGACGAAAACGCCCCCAACGGGAGCGTCGTGTTCAGCGTGCTGGCCGACGGCCAGCAGGTGTTCACCAGCGGCTTGATGACCAACCAGTCGGAAACCCAGACGGTCGACCTGGACGTGAGCGGCGTGACGCGTCTGACGCTCATCGTCGAGGACGGCGGCAACGGCAACGGGTCGGACCACGCCGACTGGGCCGACGCGCGGTTCTTCAGCGTCGCCGCCACGCCGGTGGTGAGCGTCAACTTCCAGCTGGACGGCGTCCCGACCCCGGTGGGTTACCTGGCGGACGCCGGCGAAGTCTACGCCGACCGCGGCAACGGGTGGTCCTACGGCTGGCAGTCCGACCACACCGACGTGAGCCGCGATCGCGACGTCAACGCCGACCAGCGGCTGGATACGCTGCTCCACTTCCACGACGGCCAGGACTGGGAGATCGAGCTCCCCAACGGCGACTACCTGGTGACCGCGTCGATCGGCGACGCCGGGTTCCCAAGCGACCACACGCTCAACGTGGAGGGCGTCAACTACTGGACGCAGCAGCCACTCGCCGCCAACGAGTTCCTCTTCCAGTCGCAGGTTGTCACCGTGGCCGACGGCCGGCTGACCCTGGACAGCGGGCCCGCGCCCGACAAGGCGACCCGCATCAACTACCTGGAGATCAAGGCGGTGGAGGGGGGCGGGCAGCTGCTGCCGTTCGCCGCCGCGGACGTCGACCTCGACGGCCATCTAAACCTGGACGACGTGCTCGCCTTTGCGGCGGGCTGGGGGCTTGATGGATCCGCGCTGAGTCTGGAACAGCGAGTCGGGCAGGGCGACCTCGACTTCGACGGCGACACCGACAACGCGGACTGGGACCTTCTGGACGCCCGCTGGATCGCCGAAGGCAACGCGCCGCTGAGCCTTGCCGCGGTGCTGAACCCGATAGCGGGCGACTACAGCCGCGACGGCGTGGTCGACCCGGCGGACCATCAAGTGTGGCGGGCGTCGTACGGTTCGACCACCAGTCTCGCCGCCGACGGCAACGGCGACGGCAGGGTCGACGCGGCGGACTACACCGTGTGGCGCGACAATCTGGGCGCCTCGATCCCCTCCGCCCCAACTCAGGGAAGTGTTGAAGCGGCCGTCGAGCCGAGCCCGGTCCTGCTGGCTCTGACGGACCCCGCCCAGCCCGCGGCGTCGCGCGACGATAACGGCTCAACCTTGCCAGAACTACAGCCAGCCGTCAGTCGGTTCGACCCGTT
- a CDS encoding pectate lyase family protein: MSFLTRVAALTAVVSLLVSSLCLAEPLRVDINSQNRSDMRSTGCENWRPTSDELSRAFGDIRVTLAAPAAGQGVDLVGAKSLVVDGLTLGADGARVLGGGEPAVLEVKIEGLSAGSHTFAGYHHAPSGEPGEFRVSVAGQGAESRVVPTTKATHDDELAASFIRFEAAAGSPVVIRVTATEGDRALLNGFELDAPDPTRSARVPTPAHLERHAVGDNGVVRLSWRPADSAVEHHVYLTKGASAAEAIAALDGADTDSESYLAHTTGDACTAPIKRNDSLVHYAWRVDSIDSDGQVTTGTPWVFRVRHLAFPTAEGWGRFAIGGRGGRVLHVTNLNDTGPGSLRAAVEATGPRTVVFDVSGLITLESRLTFSDENEFLTVAGQTAPGKGVCLRGQTFGGSGGNDTIVRFVRMRMGDKHGGRDGMGLAASDHCIVDHCSISWTIDEAFSSRQAKNITLQRTLISEALNPTGHGYAGSISGDVGSFHHNLLAHNWGRNWSIASGLNQANRHAGRLDIRNMVVYNFGRRTTDGGGAQVNFVGNYYKPGPATEIFTYLNPQFEHPAFGPQQYYVEGNVMEGVSGPEGPLPPFKGVDPRGEQDAPVTVPEPFFPSYVQTHTAEEAYENVLADVGCNVPMLDDHDNRVIRETREGTFTYTGRLGKPGIPDSQEDVGGWEDYPETHRAADWDADADGMPGAWEAKHGLDPNDPADGAVDSDGDGYTNLERYLNWLAAGNTLAP, from the coding sequence ATGTCTTTCCTAACCCGTGTGGCCGCCTTGACGGCGGTCGTTTCGCTGTTGGTGTCGAGCCTGTGTCTTGCCGAGCCCCTGCGGGTCGACATCAACAGCCAGAACCGCTCGGACATGCGGAGCACGGGGTGCGAGAACTGGCGCCCAACCAGCGACGAGCTGAGCCGGGCGTTTGGCGATATCAGGGTCACGCTGGCGGCGCCGGCCGCGGGTCAGGGCGTTGACTTGGTCGGCGCCAAGAGCCTGGTAGTCGACGGCTTGACCCTCGGCGCGGACGGCGCCCGGGTGCTGGGCGGCGGCGAGCCGGCGGTCTTGGAAGTGAAGATCGAGGGCCTGTCCGCGGGCAGTCACACGTTTGCCGGCTACCACCACGCGCCCAGCGGTGAGCCGGGCGAGTTCCGCGTGTCGGTGGCGGGGCAGGGGGCGGAGTCGCGGGTCGTGCCCACGACCAAGGCCACGCACGACGACGAACTCGCGGCGTCGTTCATTCGGTTCGAGGCCGCCGCGGGCAGCCCCGTGGTGATCCGCGTCACGGCGACCGAGGGCGACCGCGCGCTGCTGAACGGTTTCGAGCTGGACGCGCCCGACCCGACCAGGTCGGCCCGAGTCCCGACGCCGGCGCACCTGGAACGCCACGCCGTCGGCGACAACGGCGTGGTGCGGCTCTCGTGGCGGCCGGCGGACTCGGCCGTGGAGCACCACGTCTACTTGACCAAGGGCGCCAGCGCCGCCGAGGCGATCGCGGCGCTCGACGGCGCTGACACCGACTCGGAGTCCTACCTGGCCCACACCACCGGCGATGCTTGCACCGCGCCGATCAAGCGGAACGATTCGCTGGTCCACTACGCGTGGCGGGTCGACTCGATTGACTCCGACGGCCAGGTGACCACGGGCACGCCGTGGGTGTTCCGCGTCCGCCACCTGGCGTTCCCCACCGCCGAAGGCTGGGGCCGGTTTGCGATCGGCGGCCGCGGCGGCCGCGTGCTGCACGTCACGAACCTGAACGACACGGGCCCCGGGTCGCTCCGCGCAGCGGTCGAGGCGACCGGCCCTCGCACCGTGGTGTTTGACGTGTCGGGCCTAATCACGCTCGAGTCGCGTCTCACTTTCAGCGACGAGAACGAGTTCCTCACCGTGGCGGGCCAGACGGCGCCCGGCAAGGGGGTCTGCCTGCGCGGCCAGACGTTTGGCGGCAGCGGCGGGAACGACACCATCGTGCGGTTCGTACGGATGCGGATGGGCGACAAGCACGGCGGCCGCGACGGCATGGGGCTGGCCGCCAGCGACCACTGCATCGTGGACCACTGCTCGATCTCGTGGACCATCGACGAGGCGTTCAGCTCGCGGCAGGCCAAGAACATCACGCTGCAGCGGACGCTGATCTCCGAGGCGCTCAACCCGACCGGGCACGGCTACGCGGGCTCCATCAGCGGCGACGTCGGCAGCTTCCACCACAACCTGCTGGCCCACAACTGGGGACGCAACTGGTCGATCGCCAGCGGGCTGAACCAGGCGAACCGGCACGCGGGCAGGCTCGATATCCGCAATATGGTGGTCTACAACTTTGGCCGCCGCACCACCGACGGCGGCGGCGCCCAGGTGAACTTCGTGGGCAACTACTACAAGCCGGGGCCGGCCACGGAGATCTTCACCTACCTCAACCCGCAGTTCGAGCACCCCGCCTTCGGCCCGCAACAGTACTACGTCGAGGGGAACGTGATGGAGGGCGTGTCGGGGCCGGAGGGGCCGCTGCCGCCGTTCAAGGGTGTTGACCCCCGCGGCGAGCAGGACGCGCCGGTCACGGTGCCGGAGCCGTTCTTCCCTTCTTACGTGCAGACGCACACCGCCGAGGAGGCCTACGAGAACGTGCTGGCCGACGTCGGCTGCAACGTGCCGATGCTCGACGACCACGACAATCGCGTCATCCGCGAGACGCGCGAGGGGACCTTCACCTACACCGGCCGCCTGGGCAAGCCGGGCATCCCCGACAGCCAGGAAGACGTCGGCGGCTGGGAGGACTACCCGGAGACCCACCGCGCCGCGGACTGGGACGCCGACGCCGACGGCATGCCCGGCGCTTGGGAGGCCAAGCACGGCCTGGACCCCAACGACCCGGCCGACGGCGCGGTCGACTCCGATGGCGATGGCTACACCAACCTCGAGCGCTACCTCAACTGGCTGGCGGCCGGCAATACGCTTGCGCCGTAG
- a CDS encoding lactate racemase domain-containing protein: MKLYKVHQQLASCPLADPAAEVHQQLDAMLAAGHAVPQGEVAITAGSRGIDNIAAITRAAGEWLRAHGASPFIVPAMGSHNGATAEGQQAMVESLGMTEQAMGMPIRSSMECVKVSEVSTGDVWMDRHCYESDGVLVLNRVKLHTCFSGPVQSGLTKMMVIGMGKIKSAQTFHTAHSFDMKHMLLEMGQKLVDSGKIWAGLALLEDGFDRTAEIHAVPGDEILATEPKLLEKHRTYFPSLPVDDIGVLIVDEIGKTYSGTGMDTNVIGYRGVRGGEDLDRPRIKIIAALGLVEASKGNAIGVGLADFITRRLRDAIDESKTFINVYTTGDMERAKIPATLADEEELVTKIRDRYGDAGWMFIPNSLHLGTIYVTEDLVDAVRANPICTVDPEPVDLTFAGGRHQLAWG; the protein is encoded by the coding sequence ATGAAGCTCTACAAGGTTCATCAACAGCTCGCCTCCTGCCCGCTGGCCGACCCGGCCGCCGAGGTCCACCAGCAGCTCGACGCGATGCTGGCCGCCGGGCACGCCGTGCCGCAGGGCGAGGTGGCCATCACGGCCGGCAGCCGCGGCATCGACAACATCGCCGCTATCACCCGGGCGGCGGGCGAGTGGCTCCGCGCCCACGGCGCCAGCCCGTTCATTGTGCCGGCGATGGGCTCGCACAACGGCGCCACCGCCGAGGGGCAGCAGGCGATGGTGGAGTCGCTCGGCATGACCGAGCAGGCGATGGGCATGCCGATCCGCTCCAGCATGGAGTGCGTGAAGGTGAGCGAGGTGAGCACCGGCGACGTCTGGATGGACCGCCACTGCTACGAGTCGGACGGCGTGCTGGTGCTCAACCGCGTCAAGCTGCACACCTGCTTCAGCGGCCCGGTGCAGAGCGGGCTGACCAAGATGATGGTGATCGGCATGGGCAAGATCAAATCGGCCCAGACGTTCCACACCGCGCACTCGTTCGACATGAAGCACATGCTGCTGGAGATGGGCCAGAAGCTGGTCGATAGCGGCAAGATCTGGGCCGGCCTGGCGCTGTTGGAGGACGGCTTCGACCGGACGGCCGAGATCCACGCCGTGCCGGGCGATGAGATCCTCGCCACCGAGCCAAAGCTGCTGGAGAAGCACCGCACGTACTTCCCGAGCCTGCCGGTCGACGACATCGGCGTGCTGATCGTCGACGAGATCGGCAAGACCTACAGCGGCACCGGCATGGACACCAACGTGATCGGCTACCGCGGCGTCCGCGGCGGCGAGGACCTGGACCGGCCAAGGATCAAGATCATCGCCGCGCTCGGGCTGGTCGAGGCGTCCAAGGGCAACGCCATCGGCGTGGGCCTGGCGGACTTCATCACCCGCCGCCTGCGGGACGCGATCGACGAGAGCAAGACCTTCATCAACGTCTACACCACCGGCGACATGGAGCGGGCCAAGATCCCCGCCACCCTGGCCGACGAAGAAGAGCTCGTCACGAAGATCCGCGACCGCTACGGCGACGCCGGCTGGATGTTCATCCCGAACTCGCTGCACCTGGGCACGATCTACGTCACCGAGGACCTGGTCGACGCGGTCCGGGCGAACCCCATCTGCACCGTCGACCCCGAGCCGGTCGACCTCACCTTCGCCGGCGGCCGCCACCAACTGGCCTGGGGGTGA
- the metH gene encoding methionine synthase, whose translation MTQTATPDRTAELETLLAERILLLDGATGTQTQALGITEEQVRGERFADHHKELKNFGDLMCLTRPDAVEEIHRRYLAAGSDIVETNTFGASPIGMADFEFGDQAEGLCREINTAAIQIAKQICGEFTDKNPAKPRFVAGSIGPTSKQMAISTKVDDPAWRDVTFGEMVDSYYVQVAAMVEAGVDILLAETVIDTLNLKACLFAMDNYFRDSGARVPVMISGTFDKGGGTFVSGQSVEAFWNSIAHFPAFSVGMNCALGPDIMRPHLEELQRVATAPISCHPNAGLPNEMGQFDLGPAAMAKMVGDFAEEGWVNIVGGCCGTGPDHIAAIAERVSKLRPHNRTTVAPRLRLAGTQPMELRPESNFLMIGERTNVTGSKKFARLIKTENYEEAIEVARQQVENGANVIDVNMDEGLLDSEAEIQRFLRLIAGESDIAKVPVMIDSSKWSVLEAGLQVVQGKAIVNSISLKDGEEEFLRRAGLCRQYGAAAVVMAFDEEGQAAEADEKVRICKRAYELLTRPVAEGGAGFPAEDIIFDPNILTVATGIEEHNPYAVNFIEATRRIKQECPGARVSGGVSNISFSFRGNDHVREAMHSVFLYHAIQAGLDMGIVNAGQLVVYDEIDPELKELVEDVILNRNPEATEKLIDFAEQFKGQGGKQAVQDDAWREATVEERLQHALVKGIVKHIEEDTEEARQKYPKCLDIIEGPLMDGMSTVGDLFGAGKMFLPQVVKSARVMKKAVAYLFPFMEAEKEAAGTAGTSRGKVLMATVKGDVHDIGKNIVGVVLGCNSFDVVDLGVMCPAEEILEEAAKEGVDIIGLSGLITPSLDEMVHFAKEMERLELNTPLLIGGATTSAKHTAVKIAPHYSGSVTHVLDASRSVGVVEKLLNKDNRAAFEEENRRLQADLQASYKKRSTANLVSYQHAVEHRFGTDWSEVDIPEPSFVGVKRLEDFPLEKLREYIDWSPFFMTWEMKGKYPKIFDDPNLGVEARKLFDDAQRLLDQVISEKLFTAKGVYGFFPANSIGDDIVVFTDQDGAGERCRFHTLRQQWERKGQKDFRALADYIAPVDSGRLDHIGAFAVTAGLGCDELAARFNQDHDDYNSIMAKALADRLAEAFAECLHAQARADWGYGEQEGLSNEDLIAERYRGIRPAPGYPAQPDHTEKRTLFDLLDAEAATGITLTEHYAMHPAASVSGLYFAHPEARYFAVDRVTKDQVEDYARRKGMSVAEVERWLSPNLGYEV comes from the coding sequence ATGACCCAGACCGCCACGCCCGACCGCACCGCCGAACTCGAGACCCTGCTCGCCGAGCGGATCCTCCTCCTGGACGGCGCCACCGGCACCCAGACCCAGGCCCTGGGCATCACCGAGGAGCAGGTGCGGGGCGAGCGGTTTGCCGATCACCACAAGGAGCTGAAGAACTTCGGCGACCTGATGTGCCTGACCCGGCCGGACGCGGTCGAGGAGATCCACCGGCGGTACCTGGCGGCGGGGTCCGACATCGTCGAGACCAACACCTTCGGCGCCAGCCCGATCGGCATGGCCGACTTCGAGTTTGGCGACCAGGCCGAGGGGCTCTGCCGCGAGATCAACACGGCCGCCATCCAGATCGCCAAGCAGATCTGCGGCGAGTTCACCGACAAGAACCCGGCTAAGCCGCGGTTCGTGGCCGGGTCGATCGGCCCGACCTCCAAGCAGATGGCCATCAGCACCAAGGTGGACGACCCCGCCTGGCGCGACGTGACGTTTGGCGAGATGGTCGACAGCTACTACGTGCAGGTCGCCGCCATGGTCGAGGCCGGCGTCGACATCCTGCTGGCCGAGACCGTCATCGACACGCTCAACCTCAAGGCGTGCCTGTTCGCGATGGACAACTACTTCCGCGACTCGGGCGCGCGGGTGCCGGTGATGATCAGCGGCACCTTCGACAAGGGCGGCGGCACGTTCGTCTCGGGCCAGTCGGTCGAGGCGTTCTGGAACTCCATCGCGCACTTCCCGGCGTTCTCGGTCGGGATGAACTGCGCGCTCGGCCCGGACATCATGCGGCCGCACCTGGAGGAGCTGCAGCGGGTGGCTACCGCGCCGATCAGCTGCCACCCCAACGCCGGCCTGCCCAACGAGATGGGCCAGTTCGACCTCGGCCCGGCCGCCATGGCCAAGATGGTGGGCGACTTCGCCGAGGAGGGCTGGGTGAACATCGTGGGCGGCTGCTGCGGCACCGGGCCGGACCACATCGCCGCGATCGCCGAGCGCGTCTCGAAGCTCAGGCCGCACAACCGCACCACGGTCGCGCCGCGGCTCCGCCTGGCCGGCACGCAGCCGATGGAGCTGCGCCCCGAGAGCAACTTCCTGATGATCGGCGAGCGCACCAACGTCACCGGCAGCAAGAAGTTCGCGCGGCTGATCAAGACCGAGAACTACGAGGAGGCGATCGAGGTCGCCCGCCAGCAGGTCGAGAACGGCGCCAATGTGATCGACGTCAACATGGACGAGGGCCTCCTGGACAGCGAGGCCGAGATACAGCGCTTCCTCCGGCTGATCGCCGGCGAGAGCGACATCGCCAAGGTCCCCGTGATGATCGACAGCAGCAAGTGGAGCGTGCTGGAGGCCGGCCTGCAGGTGGTGCAGGGCAAGGCGATCGTGAACTCCATCAGCCTGAAGGACGGCGAGGAGGAGTTCCTCCGCCGCGCGGGCCTGTGCCGCCAGTACGGGGCCGCCGCGGTGGTGATGGCCTTCGACGAGGAGGGCCAGGCCGCCGAGGCCGACGAGAAGGTGCGCATCTGTAAGCGGGCGTACGAGTTGCTGACCCGGCCCGTAGCGGAGGGCGGCGCCGGCTTCCCGGCCGAGGACATCATCTTCGACCCCAACATCCTCACCGTGGCGACCGGCATCGAGGAGCACAACCCGTACGCGGTGAACTTCATCGAGGCGACCCGCCGCATCAAGCAGGAGTGCCCCGGCGCGCGGGTCAGCGGCGGCGTGTCGAACATCTCGTTCAGCTTCCGCGGAAACGACCACGTCCGCGAGGCGATGCACAGCGTGTTTCTGTACCACGCTATTCAAGCCGGTCTGGACATGGGCATCGTCAACGCCGGCCAGCTGGTCGTGTACGACGAGATCGACCCGGAGCTGAAGGAGCTGGTGGAGGACGTGATCCTCAACCGCAACCCAGAGGCGACCGAGAAGCTCATCGACTTCGCCGAGCAGTTCAAGGGGCAGGGCGGCAAGCAGGCCGTGCAGGACGACGCCTGGCGTGAAGCCACGGTCGAAGAGCGGCTGCAGCACGCGCTGGTCAAGGGCATCGTCAAGCACATCGAAGAAGACACCGAGGAGGCCCGGCAGAAGTACCCGAAGTGCCTGGACATCATCGAGGGCCCGCTGATGGACGGCATGAGCACCGTCGGCGACCTGTTCGGCGCCGGCAAGATGTTTCTGCCGCAGGTGGTCAAGAGCGCCCGCGTGATGAAGAAGGCCGTGGCCTACCTGTTCCCGTTCATGGAGGCCGAGAAGGAGGCCGCCGGCACGGCCGGCACGTCCCGCGGCAAGGTGCTGATGGCCACCGTCAAGGGCGACGTGCACGACATCGGCAAGAACATCGTCGGGGTGGTGCTGGGCTGCAACAGTTTTGATGTTGTCGACCTCGGCGTGATGTGCCCGGCGGAGGAGATCCTGGAGGAGGCCGCCAAGGAGGGCGTGGACATCATCGGCCTGTCGGGCCTGATCACGCCCAGCCTGGACGAGATGGTGCACTTCGCCAAGGAGATGGAGCGGCTCGAACTCAACACGCCGCTGCTGATCGGCGGCGCCACGACCAGCGCCAAGCACACGGCCGTGAAGATTGCGCCGCACTACTCCGGCAGCGTGACGCACGTGCTGGACGCGTCGCGCAGCGTCGGCGTGGTGGAGAAGCTGCTCAACAAGGACAACCGCGCCGCGTTCGAGGAGGAGAACCGCCGGCTGCAGGCCGACCTGCAGGCCAGCTACAAGAAGCGATCGACCGCCAACCTGGTGTCCTACCAGCACGCGGTGGAGCACCGCTTCGGCACCGACTGGTCGGAGGTCGACATCCCGGAGCCGTCGTTCGTGGGCGTGAAGCGGCTGGAGGACTTCCCGCTGGAGAAGCTCCGCGAGTACATCGACTGGTCGCCGTTCTTCATGACCTGGGAGATGAAGGGCAAGTACCCCAAGATCTTCGACGACCCCAACCTGGGCGTCGAGGCCCGCAAGCTGTTCGACGACGCCCAGCGGCTGCTGGACCAGGTCATCAGCGAGAAGCTGTTCACGGCTAAGGGCGTGTACGGGTTCTTCCCGGCCAACTCCATCGGCGACGACATCGTCGTGTTCACCGACCAGGACGGCGCCGGCGAGCGCTGCCGCTTCCACACGCTGCGGCAGCAGTGGGAACGCAAGGGGCAGAAGGACTTCCGGGCGCTGGCGGACTACATCGCGCCGGTCGACTCCGGCCGGCTGGACCACATCGGCGCGTTCGCGGTGACCGCCGGCCTGGGCTGCGACGAGCTGGCCGCCCGCTTCAACCAGGACCACGACGACTACAACAGCATCATGGCCAAGGCGCTGGCCGACCGCCTGGCCGAGGCGTTCGCCGAGTGCCTGCACGCCCAGGCGCGGGCCGACTGGGGCTACGGCGAGCAGGAGGGCCTCAGCAACGAGGACCTGATTGCCGAGCGGTACCGCGGCATCCGCCCCGCGCCCGGCTACCCCGCGCAGCCGGACCACACCGAGAAACGCACGCTGTTCGATCTGCTCGACGCGGAGGCCGCCACCGGCATCACGCTTACCGAGCACTACGCCATGCACCCCGCGGCCAGCGTCAGCGGTCTGTACTTCGCGCACCCGGAGGCCCGCTACTTCGCCGTCGACCGCGTGACCAAGGACCAGGTGGAAGACTACGCCCGGCGGAAGGGCATGTCGGTCGCGGAGGTCGAGCGGTGGCTGAGCCCGAATCTGGGGTACGAGGTGTAA